aagcTTCTTTATGAATCTGGAGTTCAGCTCCTGTAGAAgaagctgggagctgtgggatAGATTTTATATATGCCTTTGTGGCTCTTCTTCATGCAAATAAGACTCATTTCAGAACAGTCAATAGCAACAGTGTAGGAATTGTTGACAGTGGTTCTTTTCTTGATGGCAAAAGAATACAGGTATCAGGAATACCAGCTTTTATTCCACCCATCCACTTGTTGATTATGTGGTCTAGTGTGACAGTACTGACTACTTACCACTTCCTGAGTCTCATTGTGAGAAGTGACACAGACATGTGAGaccaaaattaaaagaaattaaaagtcaGTGATATCTGCTGGTACCAAtgcaaaataacacaaaatGGTGTAATGAAGCTTAATTTTCACTAATTAAAAATCCTGTTATGCACATTCATGTGTCTATGAAGTAGGTGAATAGACCTGATGGTGTATTCAGTATGAATTTGCAGTAGGCAAATTAATTACTCACGAGAGAAGAGAAGCCTCAAATGAGTTACAGAGATGATTTCATCCTTTATATCTCACTACTCAGTACCAGTTACCaatgttaaagaagaaaagcattttcagtgtttcagaagtGTTGCCATTCATCTCACTGTTGCAATTAAGAGCCTTAATTTTCCTGAATTATCTTACTTGGCTGGATTCAGAAAGGTTTGGtaaagttttggaaaaataaccaaaaatcTAGATattagaaatacagatttttctgtacAGACAAATCTAATTTCAGTGACATTAGACCTTTTAGGGGTAGAATGCAGCGTTACATCTCCTGTTGGGCAGGTCTGAGAAGGTTGTTCCTGCAAGCCTTCTTGATAGTTTAACTCCACAAAATTTTAGACACAGAACGAAATCACTGTGGTCTGCTTCTTGCTCATCTTCAGTCCTTATTTGGAGAGAAAGGGGGTACCACAGCTGAGAGGGGAAATAGTTGTGGTCTGGCAGAAATGAATTTTGGATTAGGGGAGAAGATTCAGGACAGACTAAGGAAGGACCGCGTGAAATAACTTCTCCACAATTTGTCATTGGACTTCCATATAGGATGTTTATCTGTGTATTTAAGTTTGTcagtgttggatttttttgaatgGAGGAGGTTACCAGTAGAGATAAGTAGTGTCTTCTGCCCCTGAAAATTTTAATACTTATTGCAAATACTTCTTTCTGGAGAATAATTGAAAAAGGAGGTCAAAACACAGAGAGAAGCACAGAAATGTGAATCTCCGCCTTTCTGCTCTGCATAGTACATTAAAATGATTTCTTACACATAAAAATCTAGCATTAAATGGTTCATAGCACTAATGATCTGGGTTTTTTACTATGATGTTTAGGAGTCCTTGAAGCGCAAGTTAGACAATGACTATAAAGGGTGACTCTTCTGCTTGCTCGTACttgttatttgcttttgtttcttgcttaTGTGCTGTCACAAGCTTAGTGTGCTGTGATCAAGGTGCATGTGctttaaaaaccttttcctgTGGTTAGGTATTGGTGGGGGAGACCTTTTGGTGAGAAATTAACATGAGAAAGCAAAGTTTATTGCTGTGTGAGGGGGTTTTGAAGTGGGAGAGCATGTATGAAACATTCTGCTACTAACAACTTTTGACAGAGAACTAAGGcgaaaaaggcaaaaaaaccccatgttcCGTATCGAGCTGTGGTACAATTTAAACAGAGTATAGGGTTCCCTATTCTCTGTTCTAGCTGACTAAATCTATGGAGGTTTGAAAGAGGTGGTAAAAGGTGGCTTTCACCTAGTTCAGCGTGAATGTTTGGAGCCTACCCAGGATAAATTAGACCCTtctggcctcctctggaccatGGAGAGACAAATATAGTGAGAATGTGAAAGGCTTAGGCCTGAGAAAAGTTGGTGGTGTTTTTGCATTACTTATCTGTGTGTGATGAATCTTCAAATACAGGATGCCAAGAGGGGACCCATAGTGACTTCAGAGCTGTTACCACCATGAAGCCTTCCATACTATGGGAACCAGAAGCGAGGCTTCATATTAGTGGCTTGCGCAATGATTACTGTAAGTTAATTTCTCCTGTGTGGTGGTTTTCACAGAGAATGGGAATTCTTATGTATATTTCAAGATAGATAGCAAAGGTGTGCCCCCTTCACATAAAATGGAAACTCTGCAGGACATATGCATGAAGTCATGTTTCTTATAAGGACACATCTTTGAAAACTGGCTGTCCCAGGACAGAGACATGACTGATCAAACCCTAGAATCAATACTACCTAACTCTCACGTAGTTTCCTTCAGCTGTAGATCTCAATACAACTTTCAAATCAAACCAATTTACTTACCTCTGGTTAATTAAGTTAAAACGTTTCAGCTATCAGCCTTGGATATCCAGCAGCCAGTCAACACAGCAGCAACTTTATTGAGCAGACTTTGAAATCTCTTGTTTTGGCAGAGATCAGTGACATTGATAAATACATTGACAGATGATAGATACCTTCTGAACTGAATTCTCATTTGTGTCTTTGGTGGTGCacaaggaaaaattaaacatgcaCAAATTGCACATGAAGACACATGGATCTCTGGTCTACAGCagcaaatacatgttttaaCAGTTCATAAGATCTAATGAACAGCTCATTATGTGCAAGTGTTTGTAATTGCCCTGTGGAGTTTTTTTTCAACATATCTTTGCAAGTGTTCATGTATATCTATGAACAGGACAAAAGTTTGTGTGATTTACACTGTGCACAAAGTATGTCACAAGACTAACGGCATGAACAGAAGTCTTTGGAAGTGATTTCTGGCTACACCGATCAGGACTGTAGTTAAAACAGCTGACCGATGGATTCAGCTGTTCTTCAGAGTGATTTTAGTTACCAAAATATGATGTCAGACCTTGGCCTGTGGTAAGTCTTCTGTGCTTCAGAGGTCATGACTTTTAAGCTGCCCTAAATCATTATCATAACCCTTATCATTAGCAGCATAAATGTTATCATTAACCTGAGGATGTAGGACAGACTGTAGCATATAGGCTCTCTCCTCTGTCTTTCTCAATTACAAGAATTACCTTGGAACAAGGGTGGTTTTGGAACTGGAGTGGTTTCTGAGGGAGCCTCATTTCTGGTGGCAGAAATGAAGAGTGAATAACATAGTGATCCAAAACACAGCGtgatagattaaaaaaatctagtggAGAAGCTGCAAGTCAGATCCTGCTGTGCAAACGTACCAGTTTGTAGAGATTAGTCTTGTGGAGACCTTACGTAGTTAGAGATACTGTCCTTCATGTAGGAGCAATACTTGCTAGTAACGGTTTCGTAGAAGCATTCTCTTGAAGTTTTCCCATAgctattagaaaaaaagtttctctccCCCAGAATGATACTCCCTTTCACCCCATCCTGTTACCTACAACttttttgcagtaatttttgGTAGCTTTCTTCTAGATCTAAACATACTGGACTGGAGCCTGGAAAATCTTGTGGCTGTTGCTGTAGGACCGGCTGCACACATCTGGAAGGGAGGAGCTCTTCAAACCATtgaaagaatttatttgaattcgaattccaaatacatttcttctctgGCTTGGATAAAAGAAGGAACTTGCCTTGCAATTGGCACCAGCGATGGAGAAGTACAAGTACTAGATAGTCTACTTTTTTagtctttctccatttttagcTAAAGTCTCCACATGACAATTTgatactgaattttttttaagaaaataaacaaaaaagatggGCTAAGCTACAGAAGAACTCTGCTGGAGACAACATATAGCACTTCCCTGTATCAGTCTGCACCTTACTGAATGGCTTAGTAACATCCAGAGTTGTCTATATGTAATGGAGCCTCTGAAGCCATTAAAAAGCTGATGACTGAATAAATATTCAGTTGTCCAGAGacaatcagattttttttcactagtaAGAGGAACTCcttcattaaattattttactcaGCACAGTTTTTTCTTGTATCTCTCTTGCTAAGATTATTGTAGTGATCCATACTCTGACCTCTCGACCTCTCCTTATGGATTCACACATGAGAATCTGACTTCAGTGTGATTATACACATATCTGTCAGCCTGCTTTTATGCAACAGTCCTATtatcaaaagatttttttggcTGAGATGCTAGATAATATAGGGACCTACCAGCTGCAGTCCTGAGTCAGCAATCTGAAGGTACTGAAGGCCAGTGCTTTCAAGTACAGACTTCCAAATACTAACGTTTTAATAAATAGCTTTAAACTCAGGAGATGTGCATTCTCTTCAGTCCACTTCAGCATCATGGATATAGCTGCCAAAATCTGGAAATACTCCTTCttaacttttgaaataaatgagcTTGAGGTTGTCCATATGTCAGAGCAGAACTGGGAAGTGGGTTACTTGCAAACAAATGAAGAcagcaagaattttttttctttttgttgttgaatttgtatttcccattttttttggtttggcaGCTGTGGGACATTGAAACCAAAAAGAGGTTGAGAAATATGTTTGGTCACCTGTCTGTAGTTGGAGCGCTGAGCTGGAATCATCATATTCTGAGCAGGTGAGTGGTGTAGTATATTCCCAGGCGGAGTCCTGTGGGTTTTACTTATACAAATGTCCCGTTCactttggttgttttctttggctttgctcAAAGATGATTTACCCTGTCCCTCTACTTATTGGGCATCTCAGAAATAATATGTAGATTTACTGTGTGGCAGGAAAGCAGCCAAAGGGGATTTAGCCTGCCTCTTTAATCTCTCTTCTTACTGTCCTTCCAGAAAACTGTCAGCACTCGCAGAATTTTACTAGGATGTGGAGACTGTGGCTCTGGTTTTGCACAAAGCCTGATCATAGCCTGCCCAGTGCCAGGGAAAGGACACGTAGTTTAGTCTGCCCCTCTGTTGATATCAAGATTACATCTGTCTTTTGAGGtgcacagcaaaacacagctgttaAGAGTTACACACCTCTCTAGCTGGGTATCTGCAAAGGAAGACTGGCTCACTGCTGCCTACAACCCAAGGAGGAGTGAAGTGGTTGACCTTTGCTTTGCCAAGGGTGAATTTTAAACTAGCTggtgaatattttatatttaggGATCATTTCAATATGGGGACTCAGATGAGAAAGATCAAGTGTActcttttattgttttattcCTCCCGCTTCCTGTTTCAGATCTTTGACTCACACTTGAAGGGGCTTAGGTTAGACTTGTTTAGGATGGATGcttctatgattttaaaatcatatgATAGCCTTCTGTTTTACTTAAATGCAGAACTAATAGCAAAGGTAGACTTACTTGTTAAACTCAAAATGACACTGGTATCTCTGGATATGAACACTAGAGGTagtgttattttgatttttcaagatgctctgggttttggttttgattgtaTTAGGTCTGCTAGGTGCAGTGCAGTACAAGAATACCGGCTGAACAACCAGTTAATAAAATGCCGTTACTGGAGCTGGTACATTGCGTGTGTTAAGTTACAAGGATGCAGCTAGAACATCCTGCCAATGCCATGACCTTATTAGAATACGCAATAGTTTCAATTTGCATTTCAGCTTGGCCAGAGGAGtgaaagcaacagagaaaatcaAATTATAGATTTATCTGAATAGAAATTGGTGATAAAATTCAGCATGAACCAGTGAACTGTTATGGTTAACAGATTAGGTTGAgataacatttatttctcttgttaGGTTTGAAACTAACCAGTTCATTCTAACATTAAGGCAGAATTAAAATACCTGTATAAGTAGAAAAAAGATATGAAGTTAATACTCATTGTTACTAAAATAAGAGCAACATTCTTACAGTAAACTTCACTGTGGACAATCGATACTTTGGGATTACATACTAATTTCAGTGGTTTAAAATAGCCCAACAACACATCATCATGAACctgtaaataaatttcagtACCATAAATTAATCCATCACAAAATTTTGTTggcttctttttgtctttagCAAAACAGACGCCACCTTCTGTGtcaaaagcaaataattctgATTTGATGCCAAGtggaaaaaattcctttcagCCAGGATTCTCAGGACCCCAGTTCTTTCCCATGCATACCACTAGAAGTACCGAAAACCTTAATATGGCCAACACTGGCaattcagttctgtttcttttggtgTGGTGAGTTGACCTTGCCTTGataccaggtgcccaccaagctgctctatcactcccctactcggcaggatggggaggggagaaaataggATGGAAAAACCTTttgggtcaagataaaggcagtttaataaacCAAAGTAGGGCTGTGTGTAGAAGTGAAGGCAAACAAAAGATTATTgtctacttcccatcagcaggcaatgtccAGGCACTTGCTGGGAAGTATGGCTTTAGTACACATAGCAGTTGTTCTGGAAGACAAAAGTTATAATAATGAATGCTGCCACATGCTTCGCACCCTcttttagcttttattgctaAGCAGAtgtcatacggtatggaatatccctttggtgAGTTTGtatcagctgtcctggccatgtcccctcccaagaccctgcccacccccagcctactgaTGAGGGGGGAAAGGTTGGAGggacagccttgatgctgtgcgagcgctgctcagcagtagccaaaagACAAAACATCGGTGTGTTATCACTGCCTTTCTGGCTACCAATGCaaggcacagcactgtgagggctgctatggggaaaattaactccatcttAGCCAGACCCGATATACTTGGTTAAATTTTCTGCATAGTATTTAGTAGGAAAAATCAGTGTAAATCTTTGGGAGGCAAATGATGATGGCTTTGCATATAATGCACATATTGTCATGTATTTTCTAGgtattttccagaaaagtgTGCTTAATATTCACTGAAGCACTGCTTGGTTGCAATCTTTCATGCTTTTTGGTGAACTTCAAGAGCTTGGCAAGTCCATAATACAAACACAACAGAATGACATTTCTTGCAATCAGTCAGTTTTGAGTGTGCTTTTCTAGAGTTTCCACATCACTCAACTTGgatctgaaatgttttgaagagCCGGTATGGGACAGTCTCCAGTCATTATTGCCTTCAATTAATAAGTGATGCCAGATACATGTCATCGTGTTGGAAATGTGAATTTCCAGCAGGAAGCCCTTCTGTTTTGTCATAGGTTTACTGTAGGTAGTATCCttagaaaggcaggaaaagaaaatgtactgcaaggtattttcaatattttcatttcagctgtacTGTTCATATGTAAAACCTGTATCTCAGAACTAAGCTGTAACAGTAGCTGTGCTTCCAGGCAGgatatttcttccttcttttgatAAACTGATGATACTGGCTGTAGAACCATGCATCCATTTCCTGACAGGCAATTACTGCAACAGTGTCAAGCTGTGCAGATTTATTTAAGCCTGGAagtgggagggagaagagacagaacCAAGTTACTTGCTAGGAAGCCCTTTCCCAGAGCGATGTAGTTTTACACTCCCTTTTTGTTGGGCATAGAGCCATATCTGGCCTTGGCAAAAATCATTTtgcaaaatgatttttcatgAAGAACAGGAAATAGTTTACATTAAATGGCTTGACAGGGTGTGGATTAGTGGAATACAGTGCAATATATCTTCAGGGAAATGAAAACCATGAGAGAGAACAGGTATTCTGCCTGGCTTGAACTGAGCAGCTGCTTGGCTTATTTCTCTTGTCAGCCACCTCTACAGTCAGGGTGTGCTTTCAATGGTTggtttgtgtttccttttactGAAATAGTGTTGTTCTGCAGATGCACCACCCTGATGTGGTTTGGTTCTGAAACCACACATCTGACTCACATCAGTGTGATGTTGTAGCTTGTCTTCTTTAACATTAAACCCATGCTGTCTGTTCTCATCTACAGTGGTTCACGACTAGGATCTATTCATCACCATGATGTTCGGGTTGCTCAACACCATGTTGGGACTCTTCgccacaacaaaaaaagcatttgcagcTTGAAATGGTCACTAACCGACCAGTTGCTGGCCAGTGGGTCTAGTGATGGTATATTAAATATCTGGCCTGGTGACCCTGGTGTGAAATTGCAGTTGCAGCCACTGAAAACCATACCTCATTCTTCAGCAGTTAAGGTATATGGAAAAAGATTGTCTGCTTTTCTATATTTGCTCTCTTGAAATCACATTGTTGATGGGGACAGTTAGGAaatttttcaagttatttcaGTGATACCTATTAGTTTCTTCTCCCTGTCTGTGATGCAGTTAATTTTAAGACCAGTTCTCCTCATACCAAGTCACAGATAAATTTGCTAGGGCTTTGATTATGAAATTTTACTGGATTAGTAGGCCTTTGTAAATATAATGTCAAACAGAACTAAAATTTACAGCCTTCTTTATCTCTCTGCCTTGCACAGAAAAGTTTGATGATGCAATACTTACAAGTTAACAAACAAGATCTTTCAATTTTTGGAATTTTGGAAAGTTCTCTCTACTGCAGTTAATTTAAATATGCAGTTTCTTCTGTCCATATTTTTATGTGTTCGCTGGTAGCAAATAATCTGAAGTAGGAAACTGGAAATGAGACCATTTaagatttttcatctttagaAAGTTCCAGTCTGTGTGGGAGAAAGGACAGGTATCAGCAATAAGAGGCAGGGGAGCCCAGAATATATGAGCTGTTTATTCTCCCAAAAGTCTGCGGCTGGCCTGAAGCATTGGAGTTAAAAGGTTGAAGGAGTTTGTTGAAACAGATGGAATTGAATTCTTAGTAGCTTTTCTTCAGGTAGAGTCTGGGCCTTAGGCATATCCTGGAAATATGTCAGAAGAAACCTTGTCTCTTTTAAGCCCTGTAAGTCACGTTGCTTAGGCTTCTGTGATGGCTTAGCATAGGCAGTAAGACCGTATCCTGCTGGGTTCTTCTGGTCCTGAGTGTGAGTCTATGAAGGGTAAACAGAGAAGCTGGAGTTCTGTGAGTGTATGTGGGGCAGTGCAGGCTACTGTGGAGCAATGACAAGGAAAGCAACATTTGGAGTTTTGGGATCCTGCTGTTCTGTGAACGTGTATTCTGGGTGCTTGTTGCAGTTCATTTTTCCAACTAGTCTTTTAAGCAAAAACTATTCTGTTTTTACAGCTAACCTCCTAGTCTGTTCtggcatctctttttttttaattatttttattttttttttttttttaggcaatGAACTGGTGTCCTTGGCAGTCCAAAGTCCTTGCTACAGGGGGTGGAATGAAGGACAGGATTTTGCGTGTCTGGGACATAAATTGTGAGAAAATTATCCAAAGTGCAGCTACAGATTCTCAGGTGAAATGATGAAATGTCTGCATACTTAGGCTATGCTCTTCTGGTAAAGCTATGCTCATTTGGCAAACTACCACTGACTTTGAGGGTGGTTCTGCAGTCAGAAGAACAGCAGGATTTTCTCTGGATGTGCAATTGTGCTACATTCAACACGGCAGTGTGTGACTGAACTCAGAAGCGGTTTGTTGTTTCCATTCACTGCTTCTGTCTCCACACAGAAGTGATTGAAGAGGAGGTGGTCTTGCAGCCAGACACTTAGcataatcttttctttattgGCAATAATAGTTCTGGCCAAAACTCTTGGATGTGGAGAGAATGTTGAGTGGGAGGGAAAATTCCCAGAGTCCTGGGGTGGGAAGAGGTTAGAAGAGTCAGAGGGCAAATATCTGCCTCTGGAGTTTGAATATTAAGAGACAGAAGAACAGATTCGCAGCTGGAGTAAAGCAGCCTAACTGTTGATTTTCCTGGAGCTGTTACAACTTAGCTGAGGATGTGTCTGAAGGGCTTTGGTGTTATACTAATAGGCTGTTAATCACATTTACATAGGACAATAAGGCAATTGTACTTTGAAGTattgtaaagaaagaaatgatccttttaaataagtaaatatcCTGCTGGGACTATTTCTCAGTAGCTTGTTTAAACGTTGTAGATAACCTTTGAAATATATTGAATGGTGTTATGTTGACccttcctgaaaacaaaagcagaattttaaattgCAATAGGTTTGTTCCTTGCTCTGGTTACCCCAAACCAGTGAACTGATGACTGGACAAGGCCTTCCTGGAAATCAGATGAAGATATGGAAGTATCCCATGCTTATCAATTCATCAGAACTCTATGGCAAGTATTTCAGTTAATAGTTTTAACTATTTCAGTTAACTGTCTGTCTAATCACTGTGTTTTTGCAAGTGCATACTTTACACGTTTACATACAGAGTTAAAAGAGCAGTCACCTACACATCCTCCCTCTGCCTACACCGCATACATTCATAAGCACAATTCTGATTCATGGGATTGTAAATGTTGACTTCCTAAGATAATCGTGTAAGGTGCTTCTGTAAAATTCCTTGATTTTAATGATGGGATTCTCTCCTCTAATTTCTAAGGTCATCCCAGGTGCAGGGTGTGGATTTCCACTTCTCCCTAAGGCTTACTAGGCCTGAATTGAGTGTGCCAGTGCCAGGTTGCCTCCAATATATTCGAGGCTGATGGTCTCCTGGGCAACACAAACTAGATGTGGCTTTTTGATTTTGCAGCTCATCATGTAAGGATACTGAACCAGCATCCAAATGGTGTTTGAAATAAATCTCCGTGTTTTATTTAGAGCTGTCTGGGTTTTAATGCATGATTTTGGCTGTGAAGCAATGTGGTGCAGCATGTTTCCCTTGTACCATGCTGACAGCTAAAGG
The Falco rusticolus isolate bFalRus1 chromosome Z, bFalRus1.pri, whole genome shotgun sequence DNA segment above includes these coding regions:
- the CDC20B gene encoding cell division cycle protein 20 homolog B, encoding MKIEWDFLKVPDSGRITYSGFKSSMKRRLAARAAVASSPIVTRWQQLHARGRSPARLGASAGPQRGRAPGETPVTPQVPKKLSVTKTVVTLPSSHAALGLEGSSNMRAGMEKKQICSSQLPVLQEVGYSIAENGDMKVCENTSCIWKGCQEGTHSDFRAVTTMKPSILWEPEARLHISGLRNDYYLNILDWSLENLVAVAVGPAAHIWKGGALQTIERIYLNSNSKYISSLAWIKEGTCLAIGTSDGEVQLWDIETKKRLRNMFGHLSVVGALSWNHHILSSGSRLGSIHHHDVRVAQHHVGTLRHNKKSICSLKWSLTDQLLASGSSDGILNIWPGDPGVKLQLQPLKTIPHSSAVKAMNWCPWQSKVLATGGGMKDRILRVWDINCEKIIQSAATDSQVCSLLWLPQTSELMTGQGLPGNQMKIWKYPMLINSSELYGHKGRVLHIALNPDQNRLFSVAADGIACLWKCCEPGQSKHSSKAFSSDYLSSFL